A genomic segment from Haloarcula limicola encodes:
- a CDS encoding mRNA 3'-end processing factor, with the protein MTRAGAVSLRDGVRIDLASGERVVADASEPNGDIVALSHAHGDHLYSRAPTDVICSPLTARLATARRADEGPLSRTTRPGVEQVPAGHVPGSRATVVEDSDGTTYLYTGDFSTRDRFALSGFDADAVAAEYDVDVLVTETTYGKPEYVFESQDALEGRIVDWLDDAHDAPVVLFGYTLGRAQELQHLVSRSDRERLFVTAAIERLNEIIEDAHDIDFRAARYGEDVTLGPGDALVLPAQTSKLSFVDHIVENTGATTAGFSGWAVDDSFKYRGGYDETFVLSDHSDFSELVATVETLGPSQVYTQHGFADEFAAHVETELGIDARSLKRNQTALDDF; encoded by the coding sequence GTGACGCGAGCGGGTGCGGTCAGTCTCCGAGACGGCGTGCGAATCGACCTCGCGTCCGGCGAACGCGTCGTCGCGGACGCGTCAGAGCCGAACGGCGACATCGTCGCGCTGAGCCACGCCCACGGCGATCACCTCTACTCGCGGGCACCGACCGACGTGATCTGCTCGCCGCTCACCGCCCGTCTCGCGACCGCGCGGCGCGCGGACGAGGGGCCGCTCTCGCGGACGACCCGTCCCGGGGTCGAACAGGTCCCGGCGGGCCACGTCCCGGGGTCGCGGGCGACCGTCGTCGAGGACAGCGACGGGACGACCTACCTCTACACCGGCGACTTCTCGACGCGGGACCGCTTCGCGCTCTCCGGGTTCGACGCCGACGCGGTCGCCGCCGAGTACGACGTCGACGTGCTCGTCACCGAGACGACCTACGGGAAACCGGAGTACGTCTTCGAGTCACAGGACGCCCTCGAAGGTCGAATCGTCGACTGGCTGGACGACGCGCACGACGCGCCGGTCGTCCTCTTCGGGTACACGCTCGGTCGCGCACAGGAACTCCAGCACCTCGTCTCGCGCTCCGACCGCGAGCGACTGTTCGTGACGGCCGCCATCGAGCGGCTGAACGAGATCATCGAGGACGCACACGACATCGACTTCCGCGCCGCCCGGTACGGCGAGGACGTGACGCTCGGGCCGGGCGACGCGCTGGTGCTCCCGGCACAGACGTCGAAGCTCTCGTTCGTCGACCACATCGTCGAGAACACGGGTGCCACGACGGCCGGTTTCTCCGGGTGGGCCGTCGACGACTCGTTCAAGTACCGCGGCGGCTACGACGAGACGTTCGTGCTCTCGGACCACAGCGACTTCTCGGAACTCGTCGCCACCGTCGAGACGCTGGGACCGTCGCAGGTGTACACGCAACACGGGTTCGCAGACGAGTTCGCGGCGCACGTCGAGACGGAACTGGGGATCGACGCGCGCTCGCTCAAACGGAACCAGACCGCGCTCGACGACTTCTGA
- a CDS encoding extracellular solute-binding protein → MTENSEAERERSGISRRRFVAGAGASGIAAGLAGCASVLDGGEGDGNAGGTQTGEAGGEATTVTWGFDATVVQDHADEVRDALHEEGGLSENIQIEFAQGQPDSGKRRANYNRLLSSQETEPDMFLMDNGWVNVFVQRGQLANLSEVLTDDMLSTVDEEYFSGFTETAIDPASGDLYGVPLYPDYPTMLYRKDLVEKAGYSPESENWATEPMTWKRWSNVAADTLDATDVKYGFSTQWDIYEGTACCTFNEVLSSWGGAYFGGRENLFGPVGDRPVTVDSEPVVNSLNMMRKFVHDEDFGGQFSDYGGGFTPTNILGWIEDGSLAPFLDGNAVFHRNWPYAINQAASEFGDDLGTMPIPYAVSESDAKFPGTGGTTSALGGWHVTVNPYSGKHDAVREVIGATMKPEFQLFLLEMEGWLPPRGSLFNSSEASNIDPMGDYMDTLRVAGENTMARPVTAVWSDQSSKIAQQANRAVNQDVSSAKAMATLQSGLEQTESSN, encoded by the coding sequence ATGACAGAGAACTCAGAGGCGGAGAGAGAACGGAGCGGCATCTCGCGGCGACGGTTCGTCGCGGGCGCGGGCGCATCGGGGATCGCAGCGGGGCTCGCGGGCTGTGCGAGCGTGCTCGACGGCGGCGAGGGCGACGGCAACGCCGGCGGGACCCAGACCGGCGAGGCCGGCGGCGAAGCGACGACGGTGACGTGGGGATTCGACGCGACGGTGGTGCAGGACCACGCCGACGAGGTCCGCGACGCGCTTCACGAGGAAGGCGGGCTTTCAGAGAATATCCAAATCGAGTTCGCGCAGGGCCAACCCGACAGCGGGAAGCGGCGAGCCAACTACAACCGGCTCCTGAGCTCGCAGGAGACCGAACCGGACATGTTCCTGATGGACAACGGCTGGGTGAACGTCTTCGTCCAGCGGGGGCAACTGGCCAACCTCTCGGAGGTCCTCACGGACGACATGCTCTCGACCGTCGACGAGGAGTACTTCAGCGGCTTCACCGAGACGGCTATCGACCCGGCCAGCGGCGACCTCTACGGCGTGCCGCTCTACCCCGACTACCCGACGATGCTGTACCGGAAGGACCTCGTCGAGAAGGCGGGGTACAGCCCGGAGTCCGAGAACTGGGCCACCGAGCCGATGACGTGGAAGCGGTGGTCGAACGTCGCGGCCGACACGCTCGACGCGACCGACGTCAAATACGGGTTCTCGACCCAGTGGGACATCTACGAGGGGACCGCCTGCTGTACGTTCAACGAGGTCCTGTCCTCGTGGGGCGGCGCGTACTTCGGCGGCCGCGAGAACCTCTTCGGTCCGGTCGGCGACCGGCCGGTCACCGTCGATTCCGAACCCGTGGTCAACTCGCTGAACATGATGCGGAAGTTCGTCCACGACGAGGATTTCGGCGGCCAGTTCAGCGACTACGGCGGGGGCTTTACGCCCACGAACATCCTCGGCTGGATAGAGGACGGCTCGCTCGCGCCGTTCCTCGACGGGAACGCCGTCTTCCACCGCAACTGGCCCTACGCCATCAACCAGGCGGCCTCGGAGTTCGGCGACGACCTCGGGACGATGCCGATCCCCTACGCCGTCTCGGAGAGCGACGCGAAGTTCCCCGGCACCGGCGGAACCACGTCGGCGCTGGGCGGCTGGCACGTCACCGTCAACCCCTACAGCGGGAAGCACGACGCGGTCCGCGAGGTCATCGGAGCCACCATGAAACCCGAGTTCCAGCTGTTCCTCCTGGAGATGGAGGGATGGCTCCCGCCGCGGGGCAGCCTGTTCAACTCCAGTGAGGCGTCGAACATCGATCCGATGGGCGATTACATGGACACGCTCCGCGTGGCCGGCGAGAACACGATGGCCCGTCCGGTCACGGCCGTCTGGAGCGACCAGTCCAGCAAGATCGCTCAGCAGGCCAATCGCGCGGTCAACCAGGACGTCTCCTCCGCGAAGGCGATGGCCACGCTCCAGTCTGGCTTAGAGCAGACGGAAAGCAGTAACTGA
- a CDS encoding TrmB family transcriptional regulator: protein MAADDVVDSLTRFGLSEKEALAYVTVLRNGSTTIRVVSEETDISKSYAYDIVDKLAERDLIEIDDHVQPTRLRAIPPSEGIENLVSQLHSVETQLDDLFDSESYEQEKFSIIKSRRTIFRQLGELIDAAESEIVLALPASALDRVEASLRAARERGVFCMLLVTEYDGETPIGESVANVVQTWSAPAPVTLTVDRSDGIVSSADALLNSNSDEYAIYHAEEHIVSSLFDSFIANYWPMGEQVRVSRPEPLPRAFDSFRHAVFEAALHLRDGKRVSVEMDVRPTQSEEPFETVEGTIVDVKQSLVRPFSNEFPTQESFVVETADGSVTVGGSKAFLEDFEAERVTLKSTADA, encoded by the coding sequence ATGGCCGCGGACGACGTCGTCGATAGTCTCACCCGGTTCGGCCTCTCGGAGAAGGAGGCGCTCGCGTACGTGACCGTCCTCCGGAACGGCTCCACGACGATCCGCGTGGTCTCCGAGGAGACGGACATCTCGAAGAGCTACGCCTACGATATCGTCGATAAGTTGGCCGAGCGCGACCTCATCGAGATCGACGACCACGTCCAGCCGACGCGACTGCGGGCGATCCCGCCCTCGGAGGGCATCGAGAATCTGGTCTCGCAGCTACACTCCGTCGAGACGCAACTCGACGACCTGTTCGACTCGGAGAGCTACGAGCAGGAGAAGTTCAGCATCATCAAGTCGCGTCGAACGATATTCCGGCAACTCGGCGAGCTGATCGACGCCGCGGAGTCCGAAATCGTCCTCGCGCTGCCGGCGTCGGCACTGGATCGGGTCGAAGCGTCGCTCCGAGCGGCGCGGGAACGCGGGGTGTTCTGTATGCTGTTGGTGACGGAGTACGACGGCGAGACCCCGATCGGCGAGTCGGTCGCGAACGTCGTCCAGACGTGGAGCGCCCCCGCGCCGGTGACGCTCACCGTCGACCGCTCTGACGGCATCGTCTCGTCGGCCGACGCCCTGCTGAACTCGAACTCGGACGAGTACGCGATCTACCACGCCGAAGAACACATCGTCTCCTCGCTGTTCGACTCGTTCATCGCGAACTACTGGCCGATGGGCGAGCAGGTACGCGTCTCCCGACCCGAGCCGTTGCCCAGAGCCTTCGATAGCTTTCGCCACGCGGTGTTCGAGGCGGCGCTGCACCTGCGAGACGGGAAGCGCGTTTCCGTCGAGATGGACGTCCGCCCCACGCAGAGCGAGGAGCCCTTCGAGACCGTCGAGGGGACGATCGTCGACGTGAAGCAGAGTCTCGTCCGCCCCTTCTCGAACGAGTTTCCGACACAGGAGTCGTTCGTCGTCGAGACGGCCGACGGGAGTGTCACCGTCGGCGGCTCCAAGGCCTTCTTAGAGGATTTCGAGGCGGAGCGCGTGACGCTGAAGAGTACCGCCGACGCCTGA
- a CDS encoding IclR family transcriptional regulator: protein MATKSSPRTVDAVETALQIVELLQERDGAGITEIADELGRSKGTVHSHLATLVENEYVVNDDGLYRLSLRYLELAETVTDRLQIYDVVRNELDDLAAECGELAQFATEEHGRAVYLYKTGGENAVQTASSTGDREYLHCISLGKAMMAHMSSERVEEIIDRHGLPGFTDSTITSKSELFDELATIREQGYAFDREEKIAGLRCVAAPVVTGGEVVGALSVSGPASRFEGELYEEELPKMVTRSANVIEINSQFS from the coding sequence ATGGCCACGAAATCTTCACCTCGAACTGTGGACGCTGTGGAGACGGCCCTGCAGATCGTCGAGCTCCTCCAGGAGCGAGACGGGGCCGGCATAACCGAGATCGCCGACGAACTCGGTCGTTCGAAGGGAACGGTCCACAGCCACTTGGCGACGCTCGTCGAGAACGAGTACGTCGTGAACGACGACGGGCTCTACCGGTTGAGCCTCCGCTACCTCGAACTCGCCGAGACGGTCACCGACAGGCTCCAGATATACGACGTCGTCCGAAACGAACTCGACGACCTGGCGGCCGAGTGCGGCGAGCTGGCGCAGTTCGCCACCGAGGAGCACGGCCGCGCGGTCTACCTCTACAAGACCGGTGGCGAGAACGCCGTCCAGACGGCGTCTTCGACCGGCGACCGAGAATATCTCCACTGCATCTCGCTGGGCAAAGCGATGATGGCCCACATGTCCAGCGAGCGCGTCGAGGAGATAATCGACCGACACGGGCTACCGGGCTTCACCGACTCGACGATCACGTCGAAGTCCGAGTTGTTCGACGAACTGGCGACGATACGCGAACAGGGGTACGCCTTCGACCGGGAGGAGAAGATCGCGGGCCTGCGCTGTGTCGCCGCGCCCGTGGTGACCGGCGGGGAAGTCGTCGGTGCATTGAGCGTCTCCGGTCCCGCGAGCCGGTTCGAAGGCGAACTCTACGAGGAGGAACTCCCGAAGATGGTGACCCGCTCCGCCAACGTCATCGAGATCAACTCCCAGTTCTCGTAA
- a CDS encoding LolA family protein: protein MRILPPHLDRRTLLALLLLGVALPTVLWASGDAIGDERPSVDANVTERYRSVDALTGTQTTTMRTDGTVTSRTVADVTLVPGTDRRRIRFRNASDRRYERQVSNGSTLWLHDTDANAVTVVELTGPPTDSQTAARLQGLVAAAGLTDGSGRPQSVGVSPLPVLPRHTGIAPRTSAGGNYAVEFAGTDTVSGRSTYLIEIAPASNRSEAHYRQRLWVDTERFYPLRKQTTWTADGVRRSVTTAYTNVTVNPNLSKDEFRPEFDDNATVRREDSPTTEWYRSRTALEVRSSLSVPDPTVPPAFELVYATRTTGRIDGVGLRYAADGRELTVAKFNYTINVSPDERDATIDGQPASFDRGPTASISWDCNGYGHTVRGKGVEPDRLTEVARSVGCQG from the coding sequence ATGAGGATCTTACCACCCCACCTCGACCGACGCACACTCCTCGCGCTTTTGCTTCTCGGCGTCGCGCTCCCGACCGTCCTCTGGGCGTCCGGGGACGCGATCGGTGACGAGAGACCGTCTGTCGACGCGAACGTGACCGAGCGCTACCGCTCCGTCGATGCGCTCACCGGTACGCAGACGACGACGATGCGGACCGACGGCACCGTCACGTCCCGGACCGTCGCCGACGTCACGCTCGTCCCGGGAACCGACCGGAGACGGATCCGCTTCCGGAACGCGTCGGACAGGCGGTACGAACGACAGGTCTCGAACGGATCGACGCTCTGGCTCCACGACACGGACGCGAACGCGGTGACCGTCGTCGAGCTGACGGGACCGCCGACCGATTCGCAGACGGCCGCTCGACTGCAGGGGCTCGTCGCGGCCGCGGGGCTGACCGACGGCTCGGGCCGGCCACAGTCGGTCGGCGTATCGCCGCTGCCGGTCTTGCCCCGACATACCGGTATCGCTCCGCGAACTAGTGCGGGCGGAAATTACGCGGTGGAGTTCGCCGGGACCGATACCGTCAGCGGGCGGAGCACGTACCTGATCGAGATCGCTCCCGCGAGCAACCGGAGTGAGGCGCACTACCGACAGCGGCTGTGGGTCGACACGGAGCGGTTCTACCCGTTACGCAAGCAGACGACGTGGACCGCCGACGGCGTCCGGCGCTCGGTGACGACGGCGTACACGAACGTGACTGTTAACCCGAACCTATCGAAAGACGAGTTCCGGCCCGAGTTCGACGACAACGCGACGGTACGGCGCGAAGATTCCCCGACCACGGAGTGGTATCGGAGTCGCACCGCGCTGGAGGTCCGGAGTTCGCTCTCGGTGCCGGACCCGACCGTCCCGCCGGCGTTCGAACTCGTCTACGCCACGCGGACGACCGGCCGCATCGACGGAGTCGGTCTCCGCTACGCCGCCGACGGTCGCGAACTCACGGTCGCGAAGTTCAACTACACTATCAACGTCAGCCCCGACGAACGCGATGCGACGATCGACGGCCAACCGGCGAGCTTCGACCGCGGGCCGACCGCTTCGATCTCGTGGGACTGCAACGGCTACGGCCACACCGTCCGGGGGAAGGGCGTCGAGCCGGACCGTTTGACCGAAGTCGCCCGATCCGTGGGCTGTCAGGGCTGA
- a CDS encoding DUF7521 family protein, producing MAPLPVASIIDWLVVALALGSTLVGGYVGYQAYRGYRRHDSRTMRALSLGLFFLTAVAFGIAFVGSLLLREGYLGLRYQPLLTLVTRLFQFLGVLLIAYSLHSRE from the coding sequence ATGGCTCCCCTGCCCGTCGCTTCGATCATCGACTGGCTCGTCGTGGCGCTCGCCCTCGGGTCGACGCTCGTCGGTGGCTACGTCGGGTATCAGGCCTACCGCGGGTATCGCCGTCACGACAGCCGAACGATGCGAGCGCTCTCCCTGGGCCTGTTCTTCCTGACGGCCGTCGCGTTCGGCATCGCCTTCGTCGGTTCGCTGCTCCTCCGCGAGGGCTATCTCGGGCTGCGGTACCAGCCGCTGCTCACGCTCGTCACGCGGCTGTTTCAGTTCCTCGGCGTCCTGCTGATCGCCTATTCGTTGCACTCGCGGGAGTAG
- a CDS encoding winged helix-turn-helix domain-containing protein, producing MTDDDNWDDVSFVISSRYRVETLRRLSEGPATPSLITDETGQSIAHVSRALRELREDGLITLLVSEDRRKGRVYGMTDTGEAVWDTIDSQNMAEAE from the coding sequence ATGACAGACGACGATAACTGGGATGACGTCAGCTTCGTGATCAGTTCGCGCTACCGCGTCGAGACGCTACGGCGACTCTCGGAGGGGCCAGCGACGCCGTCGCTCATCACTGACGAGACGGGACAGAGCATCGCGCACGTCTCCAGAGCGCTCCGGGAGTTACGCGAGGACGGCCTCATCACGCTCTTAGTTTCCGAGGATCGCCGGAAAGGCCGAGTCTACGGGATGACAGACACCGGTGAAGCGGTCTGGGATACCATCGACTCGCAGAATATGGCCGAAGCCGAGTGA
- a CDS encoding glycoside hydrolase family 15 protein — MGLRRALDDYKRNRERADVFPGERRTQTGRFTGSKRRLVHVDPTGSIRDYSYPLSGFHGVTSSRFGVRVDGAVTWFDNLDGSSQTSREANAVVETVHELGTFDVVQRDFTDDLTHATAFEVDGETPESLEIVGFAEFSPEGESRIGQLVHDDEVVELYHDREHDYLAASTELTVTPEVMERFDEILADEPQSFPRGGESESYEGSRLTGGVSFRTALEGGRTTVVTTLSDIEERSRSESLARIADRTRRYRYPSQFLNAARQSTPSTDGADRLVETDLHVLDLLSAPTGARMAGPDFDPHYQYSGGYGYTWFRDDGEISTFLLEADERLGLDAEERHRKSARFYLRTQLADGRWPHRVWPRNGRLAPGWANGHVEGSETQYQADQTASVLVFLAEYLATHRDSLPAELALNVESALESGLKGMDVSLEADELPTVCENAWENANGRFTHTAAKFLHAYSAIAAAPLAAAVRDCAATRADRLYDALETMWSPGEGVYGLRLDDGELDARVDSTTFSLVDAHLAYAAVGDVDAERRRRLETHLETAFERLWTETDAIRGLRRFEGDTWRQRGQSSEKVWTVSTGWGAYAAEKAIRLFSPTDREFDPTTWADRLFAEIDLTGSLCLDSGYLPEQFFDSGTPDSATPLGWSHAIRLATYAARQSRGA, encoded by the coding sequence ATGGGACTCCGACGGGCGCTGGACGATTACAAGCGGAACCGAGAGAGAGCGGACGTGTTTCCGGGCGAGCGCCGCACGCAGACGGGGCGGTTTACGGGGTCGAAGCGACGGCTGGTCCACGTCGACCCGACCGGGTCGATTCGAGACTACTCGTATCCGCTCTCTGGATTTCACGGGGTCACGTCCTCCCGATTCGGGGTTCGAGTCGACGGAGCGGTCACGTGGTTCGATAATCTCGACGGGTCGTCACAGACCTCGCGCGAAGCGAACGCGGTCGTCGAGACAGTCCACGAACTCGGGACCTTCGACGTCGTCCAGCGCGATTTCACCGACGACCTCACGCACGCGACCGCGTTCGAGGTCGACGGGGAGACACCGGAATCCCTCGAAATCGTCGGGTTCGCCGAGTTCTCTCCCGAGGGTGAGAGCCGAATCGGACAGCTGGTCCACGACGACGAGGTCGTGGAGCTGTACCACGACCGCGAGCACGACTATCTGGCCGCGTCGACAGAGCTGACGGTCACCCCGGAAGTGATGGAGCGGTTCGACGAGATCCTGGCCGACGAGCCGCAGTCGTTTCCGCGAGGGGGCGAGTCCGAGAGCTACGAGGGGAGTCGCCTCACCGGCGGCGTCTCGTTCCGGACCGCCCTCGAAGGCGGGCGAACGACCGTCGTCACTACGCTTTCGGACATCGAGGAGCGCTCGCGCTCCGAGAGCCTCGCTCGGATCGCCGACCGGACCCGGCGGTACCGGTATCCGTCGCAGTTTCTCAACGCCGCGCGACAGTCGACGCCGTCGACCGACGGGGCGGACCGACTCGTCGAGACGGATCTCCACGTCCTCGACCTGCTGTCTGCACCGACCGGAGCCCGGATGGCGGGACCGGATTTCGACCCGCACTATCAGTACTCGGGCGGCTACGGCTACACGTGGTTCCGGGACGACGGCGAGATCTCGACGTTCCTGTTGGAAGCCGACGAGCGACTCGGTCTCGACGCCGAGGAGCGACACCGCAAGAGCGCCCGGTTCTACCTCCGGACGCAGCTGGCCGACGGCCGGTGGCCCCACCGCGTCTGGCCGCGGAACGGTCGGCTGGCACCTGGCTGGGCGAACGGGCACGTCGAGGGCTCCGAGACGCAGTATCAGGCCGATCAGACCGCGAGCGTCCTCGTCTTCCTCGCGGAGTACCTCGCGACGCACCGCGACTCGCTCCCGGCGGAGCTGGCGCTCAACGTCGAGAGCGCGCTGGAGTCGGGCCTCAAGGGGATGGACGTCTCGCTGGAAGCGGACGAGTTGCCGACCGTCTGCGAGAACGCCTGGGAGAACGCGAACGGTCGCTTCACGCACACCGCCGCGAAGTTCCTGCACGCCTACAGCGCGATCGCGGCCGCGCCGCTCGCCGCCGCCGTTCGGGACTGCGCGGCGACGCGGGCGGACCGACTCTACGACGCGCTGGAGACGATGTGGAGTCCCGGCGAGGGCGTCTACGGGCTTCGGCTGGACGACGGCGAGCTGGACGCGCGCGTCGACAGCACCACCTTCTCGCTCGTCGACGCGCATCTGGCCTACGCAGCGGTGGGCGACGTGGACGCCGAGCGTCGGCGGCGACTCGAAACGCACCTCGAAACGGCGTTCGAGCGGCTCTGGACGGAGACCGACGCTATTCGAGGCCTGAGGCGGTTCGAGGGCGACACGTGGCGGCAGCGCGGGCAGTCGAGCGAAAAAGTCTGGACCGTCTCGACCGGCTGGGGCGCGTACGCGGCCGAGAAGGCGATTCGACTCTTCTCTCCGACGGACCGGGAGTTCGACCCGACGACGTGGGCCGACCGGCTGTTCGCGGAGATCGACCTCACCGGATCGCTCTGTCTCGACTCTGGATACCTACCGGAACAGTTCTTCGACTCCGGCACACCGGACAGCGCGACGCCGCTTGGCTGGTCACACGCCATCCGACTCGCGACGTACGCGGCTCGGCAGTCGCGGGGCGCGTGA
- a CDS encoding TIGR03557 family F420-dependent LLM class oxidoreductase has translation MVSIDYMAHQEQYSPSQLLRFSELAADNGFEFVWTSDHFHPWFHTDAEAGFAWSWLGAAAERIDVPIGTCVTPAGEHYHPALMAQAFATLQEMHDERVVLGLSTGEAMNEKPMGHEWPDYPVRRDRLEETLDIVHGLWENDDFYSYEGEHFTVDDAKLYTMPEERPEVQIAANGPSTASLTGEYGDGFITVKTGEEYTERMYPAIRRYAEEEGRDPDAIETTLLVIASYDEDYEKARAATRPWWATTQNVFDRAMANPKEIEAEGEKATEEEIEGKFLIADDPSDIAGQLSAYAEMGFDRIALGNTSPEPEKFFEVMGDEVIPSL, from the coding sequence ATGGTCAGCATCGACTACATGGCTCATCAGGAGCAGTACAGCCCCTCGCAGTTGTTGCGATTCTCAGAATTGGCCGCCGACAACGGCTTCGAGTTCGTCTGGACCTCCGATCATTTCCACCCGTGGTTCCACACGGACGCCGAGGCCGGCTTCGCGTGGTCGTGGCTGGGCGCGGCCGCCGAGCGAATCGACGTCCCCATCGGCACCTGCGTCACGCCCGCGGGCGAACACTATCACCCCGCGCTGATGGCGCAGGCGTTCGCCACGCTTCAGGAGATGCACGACGAACGCGTCGTCCTCGGCCTCTCGACGGGCGAGGCCATGAACGAGAAGCCGATGGGACACGAGTGGCCCGACTATCCCGTCCGGCGGGACCGGCTCGAAGAGACCCTGGACATCGTCCACGGGCTCTGGGAGAACGACGATTTCTACAGCTACGAGGGAGAGCACTTCACCGTCGACGACGCGAAGCTCTACACGATGCCCGAGGAACGCCCCGAGGTTCAGATCGCCGCCAACGGCCCGTCTACGGCCTCGCTGACCGGCGAGTACGGCGACGGCTTCATCACCGTCAAGACCGGCGAGGAGTACACCGAGCGGATGTATCCCGCCATTCGTCGCTACGCCGAGGAGGAGGGCCGCGATCCCGACGCCATCGAGACGACGCTGCTGGTCATCGCCTCCTACGACGAGGACTACGAGAAGGCGCGGGCCGCGACCCGACCGTGGTGGGCGACCACCCAGAACGTCTTCGACCGCGCGATGGCCAATCCCAAGGAGATCGAAGCCGAGGGCGAGAAAGCCACCGAGGAAGAGATCGAGGGGAAGTTCCTCATCGCCGACGACCCGTCGGACATTGCCGGACAGCTCTCGGCGTACGCCGAGATGGGCTTCGACCGCATCGCGCTCGGGAACACGAGCCCCGAGCCCGAGAAGTTCTTCGAGGTCATGGGCGACGAGGTCATCCCCTCGCTGTAA
- a CDS encoding ArsR/SmtB family transcription factor → MSEDPALGDILDILSDEYARDILAATSIKPMSAQQLADECEMSEPTVYRRVEQLQTHGLLDEQTKVRTDDNHYSVYAATLSEFSLELDTGSFEAAVRHTDDESFPGEGESDTADRFVKMWEDL, encoded by the coding sequence GTGAGTGAGGATCCGGCGCTGGGTGATATTCTCGATATCCTCAGCGACGAGTACGCCCGGGACATCCTCGCAGCGACGAGTATCAAACCAATGTCCGCACAACAGCTCGCCGACGAGTGTGAGATGTCCGAACCGACGGTCTACCGCCGGGTGGAGCAATTACAGACGCACGGACTCCTCGACGAGCAGACCAAGGTTCGGACCGACGACAACCACTACAGCGTCTATGCGGCGACGCTCTCGGAGTTCTCCCTGGAGCTGGACACCGGGTCCTTCGAAGCGGCCGTGAGACACACCGACGACGAATCGTTCCCCGGTGAAGGGGAGAGCGACACCGCCGACCGCTTCGTGAAGATGTGGGAGGACCTCTGA
- a CDS encoding MFS transporter encodes MDSETNRSRSRRWAVAAGCLVAGLLTFVAVTIVLTAVLDPLIWPSLLVSLPLGFAVGSAVAAVGYYYASRGPESGIDRRTIGIVAFFLVFGLLVGGLYALGQQRLDESYESTYEYRVTLSADQTLENATVYVPVPLEDGQSRLGEQFVESARYERHTPSVRGYDGEPAPVNFTYDVVETEHGPMLSISADRIEVSTVYYRTVENETTGWNERISPDAYDPDDPSMGVQNDGSFTFTVTTASAGRIDTADPFAGEPMLSRSYDRSEVECTFATGSRHRCYEYDGRVYADYDTANDTAVYLSSELSGRNEWFSGGWTGNEYREWIRVELRGRQEGWYLAEGETEVGSGNYRE; translated from the coding sequence ATGGACTCAGAGACGAACCGATCGCGTTCTCGCCGGTGGGCCGTCGCCGCCGGCTGTCTCGTCGCCGGCCTCCTGACGTTCGTCGCCGTCACCATCGTTCTGACCGCCGTCCTCGACCCGCTGATCTGGCCGTCGCTCCTCGTCAGTCTCCCGCTCGGCTTCGCCGTCGGGAGCGCCGTGGCCGCTGTCGGCTACTACTACGCCAGCCGGGGACCCGAGAGCGGCATCGACCGGCGGACGATCGGCATCGTCGCCTTCTTCCTGGTGTTCGGCCTCCTCGTCGGCGGCCTGTACGCGCTCGGGCAACAGCGGCTGGACGAGAGCTACGAGAGCACCTACGAGTATCGAGTGACGCTCTCGGCGGACCAGACGCTCGAAAACGCGACGGTGTACGTCCCCGTTCCGCTCGAAGACGGACAGTCTCGGTTGGGCGAACAGTTCGTCGAGAGCGCCCGATACGAGCGGCACACGCCGTCTGTGCGGGGATACGACGGCGAGCCCGCGCCGGTGAACTTCACGTACGACGTGGTCGAGACCGAGCACGGCCCGATGCTCTCCATCTCGGCCGATCGGATCGAGGTCTCGACGGTGTACTACCGCACCGTCGAGAACGAGACGACGGGGTGGAACGAACGGATCAGCCCCGACGCGTACGACCCGGACGACCCGTCGATGGGCGTCCAAAACGACGGGAGCTTCACGTTCACGGTGACGACGGCCTCGGCGGGTCGCATCGACACGGCCGATCCGTTCGCCGGCGAACCGATGCTCTCGCGGTCGTACGACCGGTCGGAGGTCGAGTGTACGTTCGCCACCGGTAGTCGACACCGCTGCTACGAATACGACGGCCGCGTGTATGCGGACTACGACACGGCAAACGACACCGCCGTCTATCTCTCTTCGGAGCTCTCCGGCCGCAACGAGTGGTTCTCCGGCGGTTGGACCGGCAACGAGTACCGAGAGTGGATACGCGTCGAACTGCGGGGCCGACAGGAGGGCTGGTATCTCGCCGAGGGCGAGACCGAAGTCGGGAGCGGCAACTACCGGGAGTGA